CGTGCGACTGCCGCTCCTGCCCGGGCACGGCCGCGCGCTGAGCGCCTTCGATGCCTGGACGGCCGAGCAGGTGCTGGCGCAGGCGCGTGACGAATACGCGACGTTGCGCGCGACGCACCGGACCGTGGTGGTGGGCGGGATCTCGATGGGCGGCGCGACCGCGACCTGGCTCGCCGCGGAGACGGACGCCGACGGGCTCGTGCTGTTCGCGCCGATGCTCTTCGTGCCGCAACAGATGCAGGTGGCGGTGAGCACGGCGCGGCTGTGGGCGCTCGTCACCAAGTACATCGCCGGCGGCGGGCGACGGTCGATCCACGATCCGGCCGCGCAGCAACGGATGATCGCCTATGGATGCTCGACTCGCCGTTCGCTCGAGGCGCTCGAGAAGGTCGCCAAGGGCACGACCGTCCGCCTCGGCTTCGTGCACGAACCCACGCTCGTGATCCAATCCGAGGAGGACAACCGGCTCCCCCACGCGCAGTCGCTGCATGCGATCGCGCGGCTCGGCGCGAAGGACCGCACCGTAGTGTGGACGCGTGGGGCCGGGCACGTGATCACCGTCGACTTCGGCTGGGAGGAGGTCGCGGCGCGGACGATCGCCTGGCTCAACGCGCGCTTCTGATCGCGCGCGTCTCGCCGGGGGAGAGGATCCAGAGCCGGTCATCCGGCAGCGCGGCAGCGGTCCAGCGCTCGCGCGTGCGGCGAGGCGGCTCGTCGACCGGTTCGTCCGTGAGCACGAACGTCCCCCAGTGCATCGCCACCATCGTGGTCGGAACGGCGGGATGCGCGGCGGTGAGTGCCGTGAAGGCCTCGAGCGCCTCGGCCGGATCGAGGTGCACCGGACGCATGAACCATCGCGGTTCGTAGGCGCCGACCGGCATGAGCACCAGATCGAGCGGACCGAGGTGCGCGCCGATCGCCGCGAACTCGGGATGCAGGCCGGTGTCGCCGACGAAATAGACCTGGCGGCCGTGCGCGCGAAGGGCCCATCCGCACCAGAGCGTGGAGTCGCGGTCGAACGGCGTGCGTCCGGAGAAGTGCGCCGCAGGGACGCAGTGCACCGTGGCGTCACCGATGGCAGCATGCTCCCACCAGTCGCGTTCGATGATGCGGCGCACGCCGCGCGCGCGCAGCCGCGTGCCCACGCCGAGCGGCGCGCACCAGACCGCGTCGGGATGCGCTCGCGCGAGGTGGCGGACCGTGCCGTCGTCGAGATGGTCGTAGTGGTCGTGCGACTGGAGCACGACGTCGATCGGAGGCAATGTCTCGAGGGGAATCCCCGGGGGATGTCGCCGACGCGGTCCCCAGAACGTGAGCGGCGAGGCGCGCTCGCCCCAGATCGGGTCGGTGAGGATGTTGAGCGGACCCACCTGCACGAGGAAGGTCGAGTGCCCGACGGCCGTCACGCGCACGGCGCCGTCATCGGCGCGCGGGTGTGCGTGGCCGGAGGGGACGAGTGACATCGGCGCGGAGGGCGGCGGCAGGGGGCCGCGTCGCAGGCGCTCGAGCGCCCATCGTGGCAGTCCGCCGAAGCCGGTGGGCTGCGAGCCGGGCCACGGGTTCCGGAAACCGCCTCCCGGTCGGTGGTGCGCCGGGCGCGCGGCGGTGCTGGCCGTGATAGATTCAGGGCTCACGCGACAGGACGAGGGCGAAGGCGATGGCGGACATCACGTGTCAGAAGTGCGGGCAGACGAAGGCGGGAT
This window of the Gemmatimonadota bacterium genome carries:
- a CDS encoding alpha/beta fold hydrolase; translation: MNGLVWALVVAAAVWAQRWWRARARERRFASRFTFGNDGIIAGAEPRMYAAPTGRAILLIHGYNDSPASLDPLARRLHAAGWSVRLPLLPGHGRALSAFDAWTAEQVLAQARDEYATLRATHRTVVVGGISMGGATATWLAAETDADGLVLFAPMLFVPQQMQVAVSTARLWALVTKYIAGGGRRSIHDPAAQQRMIAYGCSTRRSLEALEKVAKGTTVRLGFVHEPTLVIQSEEDNRLPHAQSLHAIARLGAKDRTVVWTRGAGHVITVDFGWEEVAARTIAWLNARF
- a CDS encoding MBL fold metallo-hydrolase, yielding MSLVPSGHAHPRADDGAVRVTAVGHSTFLVQVGPLNILTDPIWGERASPLTFWGPRRRHPPGIPLETLPPIDVVLQSHDHYDHLDDGTVRHLARAHPDAVWCAPLGVGTRLRARGVRRIIERDWWEHAAIGDATVHCVPAAHFSGRTPFDRDSTLWCGWALRAHGRQVYFVGDTGLHPEFAAIGAHLGPLDLVLMPVGAYEPRWFMRPVHLDPAEALEAFTALTAAHPAVPTTMVAMHWGTFVLTDEPVDEPPRRTRERWTAAALPDDRLWILSPGETRAIRSAR